The Brevinema andersonii genome window below encodes:
- a CDS encoding SpoIVB peptidase S55 domain-containing protein — protein sequence MKYFFWSIIFVSGIVFGQEFYKVEDLKPGSKGYALTVFQGTEPEKIDLEIIDYMPNRMAKAGLILVKLSGDKIERTRVAAGMSGSPVYVDDKLVGALAYTWANARELMAGVVPIQDMLSDKKRGVVIPINGNNNSINPIKSAWSLTGLDDPELLYAVQNIATAPISGVELNIPVKSSRLNNNVPLKPGDSVAIKLIDGDINLASIGTVTYVNGEDVYIYGHPMEQWGPITLPLAKAKIYDIIASTELSFKLGAAQETIGATVFDGLSSVYGRFDRYAPMTPVSISFRNSYYTNTYNINISQSQKYLPVLLSEGIGSILNRELGTNIEKRIKLSWNMEFTNKKSVTNTALWVKNTIYDPISIKGFWKDYVSILWNNPITHLVPEKITLTVDIEDQPYSHYYTHNSKLNRYEFLPGDTIYIRTTLSEPQGDTFFTNVSFKLPQNLKSGQYTILIGSGISIETEINNTFSESQAIKTEQKLIQELQKPILTEEFKIVLIDTQNASSIGNSILENIPISRRSLFKTRNTKGSELNSPKLTEQSIFFDKPILGIDSLVINVIEASPISAP from the coding sequence ATGAAATACTTTTTTTGGTCTATTATTTTCGTTTCCGGAATTGTTTTCGGTCAGGAATTTTATAAAGTAGAAGACTTAAAACCCGGCTCCAAAGGCTACGCATTAACCGTTTTTCAAGGCACCGAACCAGAAAAAATTGATCTTGAAATCATTGATTATATGCCCAATCGTATGGCAAAAGCAGGCTTAATTCTTGTAAAGCTCTCCGGAGACAAAATAGAACGTACTCGTGTTGCTGCTGGCATGAGTGGAAGCCCGGTTTACGTAGACGACAAACTCGTAGGAGCACTAGCTTACACATGGGCTAACGCTAGAGAATTAATGGCAGGTGTCGTACCTATACAAGATATGCTTTCTGACAAAAAGCGCGGGGTAGTTATTCCAATCAATGGAAATAATAATTCTATCAATCCCATAAAAAGTGCCTGGTCACTGACAGGATTGGATGATCCGGAATTGCTTTATGCTGTTCAAAACATTGCAACTGCTCCTATTTCCGGTGTAGAATTAAACATACCGGTAAAGTCATCTCGCTTAAATAACAACGTCCCCTTAAAGCCAGGAGATTCTGTTGCTATTAAACTAATTGATGGAGATATTAATCTTGCATCTATAGGTACAGTAACCTATGTAAATGGTGAAGATGTATATATTTATGGTCATCCTATGGAACAATGGGGACCAATAACATTACCTCTAGCGAAAGCCAAAATTTATGACATTATTGCAAGTACGGAGTTATCATTCAAATTGGGAGCTGCTCAAGAAACTATTGGAGCTACTGTTTTTGATGGCTTATCATCAGTATACGGCCGCTTTGACCGCTATGCTCCTATGACTCCTGTATCTATCAGTTTTCGAAATTCTTATTATACTAATACCTACAATATTAACATCTCTCAATCGCAAAAATATTTACCTGTGTTGCTTAGTGAAGGAATTGGCTCGATTTTAAATCGAGAGTTAGGAACCAACATAGAAAAAAGAATAAAATTATCTTGGAATATGGAATTTACTAATAAAAAATCTGTTACCAATACTGCATTATGGGTAAAAAATACTATTTACGATCCTATTTCTATTAAAGGATTCTGGAAAGACTATGTATCCATTTTATGGAATAATCCCATTACCCATTTAGTTCCTGAAAAAATTACATTAACTGTAGACATTGAAGATCAGCCTTATAGTCACTACTATACGCACAACAGCAAATTAAATCGCTATGAATTTCTTCCTGGAGATACCATTTATATTCGCACTACCTTATCAGAGCCTCAAGGTGACACTTTTTTCACTAATGTGAGTTTTAAGTTGCCACAAAATTTGAAGAGTGGCCAGTATACTATTTTAATTGGAAGCGGAATCTCTATTGAAACAGAAATTAATAACACATTTTCAGAATCTCAGGCAATAAAAACAGAACAAAAACTGATTCAAGAATTACAGAAACCTATTCTAACAGAAGAATTTAAAATAGTATTAATCGACACACAAAATGCCAGTAGTATAGGAAACAGCATTTTAGAAAATATTCCTATCTCTCGCCGTTCTCTTTTTAAGACCAGAAATACTAAAGGATCAGAATTAAATTCTCCTAAATTAACAGAACAATCGATTTTTTTTGATAAGCCTATTCTTGGAATTGATTCGCTTGTAATCAATGTTATTGAGGCTAGTCCCATCAGTGCACCATAA
- a CDS encoding diphosphate--fructose-6-phosphate 1-phosphotransferase, whose amino-acid sequence MNELVQNLIKMENHHSLFEDFIKNLSVPVVETFLNKGKINPISFKKSDHILNTKDQSAVAEAFPQSIALSENKILVADSFINVENLRVAVLFSGGPASGGHNIVVGIKKALGEKNTLLGVKAGPKGLLAGDFFELTDELVLQVVNTGGFDLLGSDRTKIKTEEQFEKVKEVVNHYQLDAIIIVGGDDSNTNAAILAEILAPQKVAVIGVPKTIDGDLQLGDLLPISFGFDTATKIYSEMVGNILQDTASSLKYWHFVKIMGRAASHVALETALQTKPAYTIISEEIKEKNKSLQTVVNEIAEVIIKRAGKGINHGLVLIPEGFIEFIPEMRVLLSEMDHTIGHNVDDFSRMDKSQKYQFIIASLNQENISLYKSLPPNIQEMLLLDRDSHGNLPLSQIPTEMLVIEMVSRRISEQKKIIPHLESFKFNTMNHFFGYEGRCGAPTLFDAAYCLNLGLVAGSLALSKYTGYMAALTDLQHGGRIQALPLTGLLNIESRHGKDEFVIEKALVKLDSQAFLFFAERRNIWAESDVFCSPGPRQLLGITAKQVPISVALNSGYSDLSFNLGQDIQLN is encoded by the coding sequence ATGAATGAGTTAGTTCAAAATTTAATAAAAATGGAAAATCATCATTCTTTGTTTGAAGATTTTATTAAAAATTTATCAGTACCTGTTGTTGAAACTTTTCTTAATAAAGGCAAAATTAATCCTATATCATTCAAAAAAAGCGATCATATATTAAATACGAAAGATCAAAGTGCAGTAGCGGAAGCCTTTCCTCAGAGCATTGCATTAAGTGAAAATAAAATTTTAGTTGCCGATTCTTTTATTAATGTAGAAAACCTTCGAGTTGCTGTATTGTTTTCTGGTGGTCCTGCGTCTGGTGGTCATAATATAGTTGTTGGTATAAAAAAAGCTTTAGGAGAAAAAAATACTCTTCTAGGCGTTAAGGCTGGTCCAAAAGGGCTATTAGCAGGTGATTTTTTTGAGTTAACAGATGAATTAGTACTACAAGTTGTTAATACAGGTGGTTTTGATCTTCTGGGATCTGATCGTACAAAAATAAAAACAGAAGAACAGTTTGAAAAAGTTAAAGAAGTGGTAAACCATTATCAATTAGATGCAATTATTATTGTTGGAGGTGATGATTCTAATACAAATGCTGCCATACTTGCTGAAATTTTGGCTCCTCAGAAAGTAGCTGTTATCGGAGTACCTAAAACCATAGATGGCGATCTTCAATTGGGAGATCTTTTACCAATATCATTTGGATTTGATACAGCTACAAAGATTTATTCGGAAATGGTAGGCAATATTTTACAGGATACAGCTTCTTCGTTGAAGTATTGGCATTTTGTTAAAATTATGGGTCGGGCGGCTAGTCATGTGGCATTAGAAACGGCTCTCCAGACGAAACCAGCATATACTATTATTTCCGAAGAGATAAAAGAAAAAAACAAATCACTCCAAACTGTTGTGAATGAAATTGCAGAAGTCATCATTAAGCGCGCAGGAAAAGGAATTAATCATGGTCTTGTGCTTATTCCTGAGGGATTTATAGAATTTATTCCAGAAATGAGGGTTCTGCTTTCGGAAATGGATCATACTATTGGGCATAATGTTGATGATTTTTCTCGAATGGATAAATCCCAGAAATATCAATTTATTATTGCTTCACTCAATCAGGAAAATATCAGTTTATATAAGAGTTTACCTCCTAATATTCAGGAGATGCTACTTTTGGATCGGGATTCTCATGGGAATTTACCTTTATCTCAGATTCCTACGGAAATGCTGGTTATAGAGATGGTATCAAGACGCATTTCCGAACAAAAAAAGATAATACCTCATTTAGAGTCGTTTAAATTCAATACGATGAACCATTTTTTTGGTTATGAAGGGCGTTGTGGGGCTCCTACGTTGTTTGATGCTGCTTATTGTTTAAATTTGGGGCTTGTGGCTGGATCACTTGCTTTGAGCAAGTATACAGGTTATATGGCAGCATTAACAGACCTTCAGCATGGAGGAAGAATCCAAGCTTTGCCACTCACAGGCTTGCTGAATATAGAAAGTAGGCATGGAAAAGATGAGTTTGTGATCGAAAAAGCATTAGTAAAACTAGACTCTCAGGCTTTTCTGTTTTTTGCAGAAAGACGAAATATCTGGGCAGAATCTGATGTTTTTTGTTCTCCTGGACCACGTCAATTATTAGGAATTACTGCTAAACAAGTTCCTATATCTGTTGCTTTGAATAGTGGCTATTCTGATTTATCATTTAATTTAGGGCAAGATATTCAGTTAAATTAA